One genomic window of Syntrophorhabdaceae bacterium includes the following:
- a CDS encoding tetratricopeptide repeat protein — protein sequence MRRSPAVLAAAVTLAATILLPCPACPFAPDKAQASAPSPVVGEEIPDWLARWELARTLGYAKRYEESVAEYKKLLKEKPDLSKARIEMAKILFWQKKDQEALAVLEGMGPRQLDVDSVLLMADLYRSRKSYSSAAPLYREYLEKRPGDHPARLRFAEMLSWEKHYDESLAEYRKILAELPGDVQVRRKYALVLMWLKRYGEAAAELRKTLK from the coding sequence ATGAGACGATCACCGGCAGTTTTAGCGGCTGCGGTCACGCTCGCCGCCACCATTCTCCTTCCGTGCCCGGCATGCCCCTTTGCCCCCGATAAAGCGCAGGCATCGGCCCCTTCGCCCGTGGTCGGAGAGGAGATACCCGATTGGCTGGCACGATGGGAACTTGCCCGCACCCTTGGATATGCAAAGCGCTACGAAGAATCGGTCGCGGAATATAAAAAGCTGCTCAAGGAAAAGCCCGACCTTTCAAAGGCAAGGATCGAGATGGCAAAGATCCTTTTCTGGCAGAAAAAGGACCAGGAGGCCCTTGCCGTCCTCGAGGGCATGGGCCCCCGTCAGCTGGACGTCGATTCGGTCCTGCTCATGGCCGACCTTTACAGGAGCCGCAAGTCCTATAGTTCCGCGGCTCCCCTCTACCGCGAATACCTGGAAAAACGTCCCGGCGACCACCCGGCCCGGCTGAGGTTTGCGGAGATGCTGAGCTGGGAGAAGCACTATGACGAGTCCCTCGCGGAATATCGAAAGATACTCGCGGAACTCCCCGGCGACGTGCAGGTGAGAAGAAAATATGCCCTCGTGCTCATGTGGTTGAAGAGATACGGCGAAGCCGCCGCTGAGCTCAGGAAAACGCTTAAATAG
- a CDS encoding tetratricopeptide repeat protein, giving the protein MKIIPVIISLIILALATTAAYRYLKQDWLLYRKAADLSLKGAWSQAIPIYDRLAKKGFRMTDTLRLLGESYEKEGNLTMAIEAFGKLAAASPGDARTGFRLAGLYDRKGDHEHAADIYSALLAREPGNRAIEIRLARALAALGRYDEAILWYKAILGEKP; this is encoded by the coding sequence ATGAAGATCATCCCCGTCATCATATCCCTCATCATTCTCGCCCTCGCAACGACGGCGGCGTACCGCTACCTGAAGCAGGATTGGCTGCTCTACAGGAAAGCGGCTGACCTTTCGCTAAAAGGCGCCTGGTCTCAGGCCATCCCCATCTACGACAGACTCGCGAAAAAGGGTTTCCGGATGACCGACACCCTGAGGCTCCTCGGGGAATCCTACGAAAAGGAAGGGAATCTGACAATGGCCATTGAGGCCTTTGGGAAACTTGCCGCCGCAAGCCCCGGCGATGCCCGCACGGGCTTCAGACTCGCCGGGCTCTACGATAGAAAAGGCGACCATGAGCACGCCGCCGATATCTATAGCGCCCTTCTTGCGAGGGAACCCGGAAACAGGGCGATCGAGATCCGGCTGGCCCGCGCGCTGGCCGCCCTGGGGCGATATGATGAGGCTATCCTTTGGTACAAAGCCATCCTGGGAGAGAAGCCATGA